A window of Pirellula sp. SH-Sr6A contains these coding sequences:
- a CDS encoding DUF3883 domain-containing protein has product MAMDVARAHEEAQGAEVKDVSTPELARAAGLSDNPGFDLLAIYPSTDPRGRRAIEVKGRASTGDVEVSSNEWARAANLRDQYWLYVVYDCATPSPNSPLKISRFRVTCSVFEMGIPNL; this is encoded by the coding sequence GTGGCCATGGATGTAGCCAGAGCTCACGAAGAAGCTCAAGGCGCGGAGGTAAAGGATGTGTCTACACCCGAACTCGCTCGAGCGGCAGGCTTATCAGACAATCCTGGCTTCGACCTGTTAGCGATCTACCCATCTACCGATCCACGAGGTCGACGAGCTATTGAAGTGAAAGGTCGCGCAAGTACGGGCGATGTTGAAGTCTCGTCAAACGAATGGGCTCGAGCCGCTAATCTTCGCGATCAGTATTGGCTCTACGTAGTGTACGACTGCGCGACGCCATCGCCTAACAGCCCGTTGAAGATATCGCGATTTCGGGTGACCTGCTCAGTTTTTGAAATGGGCATTCCGAACTTGTAA
- a CDS encoding helicase-related protein, translating into MFARLQEPDVEPYDLVVFDEAHKLSVNRSTDLRVRKTGRYELAESLAGVRGLDPAWQLNWSPHHLLLLTATPHQGKPYPYYGLWRLLEPDVLSTPEAFENYPVERRQSHFIRRTKEEMVLLSGEPLYPKRISDTLGFRLSQGPVSEQVLYNETTDYMRHVYNRAKLLNRSAARLAMSVMQRRLASSTYALTRSFERRIENLDELIQRVQDNNLTGEEINLLQRRLASDQEDVFDTKTADEERTIGDREESEVAEGKLLSGVIATSLTDLYVEREQVAGLLQLARRVQADGSESKFEKLQEILNSPKFAGEKLIVFTEHRDTLEYLVGRLGGLGHTGRIAQIHGGMDYKARHEAVERFRRDHTQADGARFMICTDAAAEGINLQFCWIMINFDVPWNPARLEQRMGRIHRYGQKHDPVHIINLVSPDTREGKVIETLLAKLEIIRDSLGSEKVFDSIGRLFEGVSLSSYMEQAVVDGADQAISELAGKLTTEQVQALAAQERMLYGDGGDVKKQLPRLRSDLMQEAYRRLLPGYVRQYLESAGPAAGIGLEGDMQKCFSFTPLYSSAIDPILPTLELYGARQRQCLSVVRPQERGAAVWVHPGEPVFEAFRGLVADRLGQDALNGAVFVDPTASKPYLFHVALATVDRAADKDFPDLATPERLECRLIGIRQYEGAETELCPVEHLMLLGPGRGLPATAQRLAAEASKMCELAEAYLTERVSRDIAMGRRNQMLATLAEREQFIRRGFSFQESELAAARNRLSEKARAGNPGALKALTDIRNQQKSLSGR; encoded by the coding sequence ATGTTCGCTCGATTGCAGGAACCGGATGTCGAGCCATACGACCTGGTTGTCTTCGATGAAGCACACAAGCTCTCCGTGAATCGAAGTACCGACCTACGTGTCCGAAAGACGGGCCGATATGAGTTAGCTGAATCACTCGCTGGCGTCCGAGGACTTGATCCAGCTTGGCAGCTAAATTGGTCTCCGCACCACCTGCTGTTGCTGACCGCGACGCCTCACCAAGGCAAGCCTTATCCTTACTATGGTCTTTGGCGGTTACTCGAGCCGGATGTGCTTTCTACGCCCGAGGCGTTCGAAAACTATCCTGTCGAGCGTCGCCAGTCCCACTTCATCCGACGCACCAAGGAGGAAATGGTGCTGTTGTCCGGAGAGCCGCTCTATCCCAAGCGCATTTCCGATACGCTTGGATTCCGCCTCAGCCAAGGGCCCGTCAGTGAACAGGTTCTTTACAACGAAACGACCGACTACATGAGGCACGTTTACAATCGTGCCAAGCTGCTCAATCGATCGGCGGCTCGATTGGCAATGAGCGTTATGCAGCGTCGCCTTGCAAGCTCGACATACGCACTAACCCGATCATTCGAGCGACGCATTGAAAACCTAGACGAGTTGATCCAGCGAGTTCAGGACAATAATTTGACTGGCGAAGAGATCAATCTTCTGCAGCGTCGCCTTGCTTCGGATCAAGAAGACGTCTTTGACACTAAAACAGCTGATGAAGAACGGACGATTGGTGACCGTGAAGAAAGCGAAGTGGCCGAAGGAAAGCTCCTTTCAGGTGTAATCGCGACATCGCTGACGGATCTATACGTGGAACGAGAGCAGGTTGCGGGGCTGCTTCAGCTAGCACGCCGTGTTCAAGCCGATGGTAGCGAATCGAAGTTCGAAAAACTTCAAGAGATCCTTAATAGCCCTAAGTTCGCTGGCGAAAAGCTCATCGTCTTCACTGAGCATCGCGATACGCTCGAATACTTAGTTGGTCGCTTAGGCGGATTGGGCCATACAGGACGTATTGCGCAAATTCATGGCGGAATGGACTACAAGGCCAGGCACGAAGCAGTTGAGCGCTTTCGCCGCGATCATACCCAAGCGGACGGAGCCCGATTCATGATTTGCACGGATGCGGCGGCCGAAGGCATCAACCTCCAGTTTTGCTGGATCATGATTAACTTTGACGTCCCTTGGAACCCAGCGCGTCTCGAACAACGTATGGGACGAATTCACCGCTACGGACAGAAGCACGACCCAGTCCACATCATTAACTTGGTTTCGCCCGACACTCGCGAAGGCAAGGTGATCGAAACGCTGCTTGCGAAACTTGAGATCATCCGCGATTCGCTCGGGAGCGAGAAGGTCTTCGATTCGATTGGCCGTTTGTTCGAAGGTGTATCGCTGAGTTCCTATATGGAACAAGCGGTGGTCGATGGAGCAGACCAGGCAATAAGCGAGCTTGCTGGCAAGCTGACTACCGAACAAGTTCAAGCACTCGCGGCCCAAGAACGAATGCTTTACGGCGATGGTGGCGATGTAAAGAAGCAATTGCCCCGTCTGCGCTCCGACTTGATGCAGGAGGCTTATCGCAGATTGTTACCAGGCTATGTTCGCCAATACCTTGAAAGCGCTGGACCGGCAGCTGGAATTGGGCTGGAAGGCGACATGCAAAAGTGTTTCTCATTTACCCCTCTTTATTCCAGCGCGATAGACCCAATCCTTCCCACGCTGGAGCTGTACGGCGCACGTCAACGGCAGTGCCTGTCCGTCGTTCGCCCTCAGGAGCGCGGGGCGGCAGTGTGGGTGCATCCCGGCGAGCCTGTCTTTGAAGCGTTTCGCGGCTTGGTCGCCGATCGGCTTGGACAAGATGCCCTAAACGGCGCTGTGTTTGTCGATCCTACAGCCAGCAAACCTTATCTGTTCCATGTAGCGTTGGCGACCGTTGATCGCGCTGCCGACAAAGACTTTCCAGATTTGGCCACGCCGGAACGATTGGAGTGTCGATTGATTGGCATTCGCCAATATGAAGGCGCTGAGACTGAACTATGTCCAGTTGAGCACTTAATGCTTCTCGGTCCAGGTAGAGGACTACCGGCAACCGCCCAGCGTTTGGCTGCAGAAGCAAGCAAGATGTGCGAACTGGCTGAAGCCTATCTAACCGAACGCGTTTCCCGCGACATTGCTATGGGGCGTCGCAATCAGATGCTTGCTACTTTAGCAGAGCGAGAGCAATTTATTCGGCGTGGATTCAGCTTTCAAGAAAGCGAGTTGGCAGCAGCTCGCAACAGGCTGTCCGAGAAAGCGCGAGCTGGAAATCCTGGTGCACTCAAGGCACTCACTGATATAAGAAATCAACAAAAATCGCTGTCTGGGCGATGA